From the genome of Oryza glaberrima chromosome 1, OglaRS2, whole genome shotgun sequence:
AATTTATAAGTTcttccctaaaaaaaatttataagaaGTTCAATGGTTTGTTTCTAATTAATAGCATATACTTTCTCTGTTCAATAAAATCGAACTTCTAACTATGTATCTAAACATAACatactatatctatatatatagttagaagttgatttttttttaagcggGAGGAGTGCTCCATACTACCCTTGTCGAAAAAAACTTAAATCATGtagatatatgtgtgtctatatttatttctaagatttaaatttttttatcagaGGAagtagatttatagtattaggatgtTAATAACATACttagattaacttatttttattttgcttgaAATTACCATGGCGGCTGGAGGCAACGGTGGTGGCATACACGGCGTCCCCGGTGTCACTGCCTGCGGGCCCCACTTCCTCGccgcctgcatgcatgcatgaaaacCCCAGGCGTCAACTCATCAGATTAAAGTTCACACAGCATATACAGGCAGCCAAAGCGAGCAAAGCATCACTGGAAAAGCAAGCTAGTGTCACATGCACGATACTACGTCACAGAgggaacagttttttttttttttgtacgcACGTTATACTGCTGCTGCCAGTACGCCGCCGGGTCCACCGGCGCCGGCTGGTGGCCGtgcgcccacgccgccggcagcggcggcggcggcgccaggtgGCGCGGCCAGACGGGCAGCAACGGTGGCTGCGCGTGCGGCGagggtggtggcgccgccgccgcggtggtcgGCTCGACGCCGGCGGTCGGGTGGCCCCACAcgtgcagcggcggccggcagaACGGCGGAGGGTGCGGCGGAGGGAAACCGATGGTCGGCATGACCCAcggggccaccgccgccgtggcggcggcggcggcgccgtccttcCTTggcccgccgccggctgccaccgcggcggccgcggcggcggcggtgtacaTCTGCCGCTTCTGCGTCcagctcgccgcctccgcctccctcgccaTCAGATGCTTCCTGTGCGACCGATATTTCTGCACGCAGTACACGCACAATATTAATTACTAGTACTAACTCACAAATACAGTACAGTATGTATGAGCTCAGCTGCTACCGCATAATTGTTTTATTTAGGTAGCTGCCGCATAATTGTTAAACCAACATTTTATTAAGTACAAGAGGTTGTAGATTCAGATTAATACTATTTCAAAtcatataaacttttttaattaaagTTGTCAAATATATGCATTCATTTAGATTTTTACAATACTCTATTAAATACATAAGAAcgttcttcttttttccttctcttaaAAAATCttagtaaatatataaaaaatcctgTCAAACTAGgcaatattgctaaattttggtaagttttattttggctataattTGAATAGTCTCCAAGTTTTAGCAAAAGCATCAGTATCATAAAAAAGACTAACTTTTCAAGATTAAAGTGAGAATTTCGTTAAATATACCCGGTCTCCCGCAAATGCCCTCTGGCTAGTTACTGCTATATCCAGtttctaaatataaagtattttgAGGATTTCAAGTTTATATCACAATATAAACATACAATTAATGTTTATATTCGCAGAGGTAACACGACTTCATCGGAGGTTAAGTACTAATAGCCACTAGCTGGTTACCGGATCGGAGGTGACAAAACGACGCAAACAAAGCTAGCGGGCAGCGGTGGAGCATGCGGGGACGACCGTGGCAGTGGCGGCTTGTGGCGTGGCGACTACTCGGCTTTGGCGCGTCGCCGTTGCACGGTTTGAGCCAGAGGAATAATATCCTATTCCTAGCTTTAGCTTGGATACGATGCGAGTCTGGCTAGCCTTGCCTCCCTGCTTCTGTGCTTGCCCGGCCTGCACCTGCATGCACTGCTGCATGCCTAGCTATACTTGTTTGCATgcaccatgcatgcatttgcTCGTCTTTAAAGGCTTTTAACCTTCAGTTTTACTAGctcagcatgcatgcagcacctggtaaaaaaaaacttgacatTCCTAGCTACTGCTTCGTGCGAGATGGTGCGGTAAAAAACGAAGATGCACATGCAATTGTTTTGGCTCAAAACGCTTGCTTAATTAGTTGCTACTATAGCACTCTCAAATTAAGATGCGAATGGTTTCTTTGATCAAAACTGAAAATGATTGGCATACTACATTAACTAGTACCACCTCTACATCCTATAAAAAACATGATCCTATTATTCTACCTACGAAGAACCTGGACCATGCTTAGGTTTACAGTAGTTAGgatcgaatttttttttaaggacgaaGTAGTATGTTATTGTAGGGTGCCATGAGTTCTTGGTTGACTCAAGGGATCGAGTAAATATTAATAATTCATGCTGCGGTGTAGTAACTCGTACTCGCTACTACGTTACGTACATCAGGGCTACTGGCGTCGTTTGTCGCGGCGCCAGTTTTTGGACAATGCTCCCTGTACTATGTTCCTCCCAGATCTAAGCCTGACAGTGTCACAACCCACAAAATGTATAGATGTACTGTATACTATTACTAGCATATTATACTCCTAGTACtctatataaatttaataacGAACTTTTTCGTGTGCAAGGCCATATATACAAGTACAAGAGTGTTTTTCGTTCGCCTCTGAAAGACATGCCTCTTTTAATTAACTGTGCTGAAGAACCTCGTATGTattaagagagagaaaatctatcaaaattatattataacctactctctccgttttacaatgtaagtcattctagtattttccacatttatattgatgctaacgaatctagacatatatatttatctagattcattagcataaatatgaatgtgagaaatgctagaataacttgcattgtgaaacggaggaagtaatatgtATGAAGCTAGTACTGGATATAgtgaaattaatatatatatagacctGGAGATGGCTGGCGATGTTGTGGCGAGTGAGGCACTCGATGCCCATGAGCTCCAGGATCCTGGACGGCACGGCCTTGTCGATCCCGAGCTGCTCCACCGCCTGCACGAAACGCCGGTGCAACTCCGGCGTCCAGTCCACCTGCAACACACATATCCACCAATCCATGCATTATCGATCCATATCCGTCTCAAAGCCACATCCACTAATTAATCTCTTGTAATATCACTGTGCCTGCGTACACCTACATGACGCATCTACAACATATGCATCTCTCTGCTACTGCAGCTAGCTACCGCAACAGTGGCCATTTGGCCACTGCAGACGATCAGGACTGCACGATCAATCGAGAGACGTACGTACTCTCTGTGCATGTATCTATGCTGGTGTGgtctactagctagctactgtactcccttcatccaaaaaaagacaaactctgggttttcgtgtccaacggttgaccgtctgtcttatttaaaaaaattatgaaaaaattaaaaagacaagtcacgcataaattattaatcatgttttatcatctaacaacaatgaaaatactaattataaaaaaaatttcatataagacggacactcaaacgttggacacgaaaacccagtgtttgtctttttttgggacggagggagtactatacagCCAATCTATCCATCCACGACTAGCTATACGTACGAGCCTTCCCGTGACATGGTTGATGATCAACCGCTCTCCTCCCCGAGATCTATCCTGCGAATCCATCGCTTCTCTCCGTCGGTGTAGCGAGCgttcgatccatccatccatccgcaAAAGGCTTACACTCCTACACGGGGATTTCCGCGCCCCTATTCATTGCCCCCCACGTACGTACGcacgctccgcctccgcgcccacACGCGCGGACGCGCCCGCGCCCGCAGCCGCGCAGGCTAACATGTGTGTGCGCGTCTGTGCGGAttgcctcccctcctctcctcgtgACGCGTCGTCCGCCGTGCATGgcgctagcagcagcagcagcgcgcagCGTGTGGTTTGGATCTGCCTCGCTGTGTCTAGAACTATAGTAATTTGAATCTGCTGCAGGACGACGCTGCTTAGTTTGTTGGCTTCTGCATGCCCGTTCGTCTGTATATCAGTCAGATCTGCTcgtcggagagagagagagagagaaaaaactcAAGAAATTATATGTGCAGTATGATTAGTTTGGGGTTGGGGTGAGTGACTGTTAATTGTATCTCCCATCAGAGCTGATCGAGGAGTTAATTCTGATgccgttttgattttttttcccttttattttccccTTTGTGTGGTAGAGCTGTGTGTGTGTGCTTCAGTGCATGCGTGTTTGATAAAATAGTTAGGGCTGAAGTGTTAGTTGTGTGGTTCGTAGTAGCTAGGGATATACCTTCACCTTGCGCTTGCCGTGGGAGTtcttgccggccgccgccgatgacgacgacgacgacggcttccTCTTGCTGTGGCCCTctgccgacggcgaggacgactTGGCGGCGCCGGCCGAGGAATCCTCCGTCGTCACCGCGCTCaggacctcgtcgccgccgccgccgccgttcttcgCGTCTTTCTCCTccagcaacgacgacgaccttTCCTCCtcgtccttcttcttcccccgcggtggcggcggcgacccgtcgtagtcagcggcggcggcggctccatcTTCCTTCACGTCTTCCTTGGCTCCTCCCGCAGCAGCTGGCTCGCCGGGGCTCGCagccgacgtcggcggcggctcgtcgtcTGGGGAGCTGGCGAACTCGGCGAGGAGCTCCGTGGGGTCGACCTCGAGGTCCGGGAGgatgtcgccgtcgtcggcgtggAAGAACGGCACGTCGCAGCAGCTGAAGTCGATGTACTCGAGCAGGCAGCTGTCGTCGACGATGAACGCGtcgacctcgtcggcgacgtcggccggcgacggcgccgggaCGAAGCCGACGACATGGTGGCCGCCGACGCCCGCCCGCTGATCCGCCTTAGGGCTTCGCAGCGTGGACACCTCAAGCATCCCAAAATCTCTCCCCTCTACACCTCGCAAGATAGGCAGGCGACCAAGAAATATATTTACTTCGAAATCTCCAGCTCTAAGCCTCTAATTCTCagctatatatacatgtagatTCAATTCAACCACTATATGGTTGAAGATATATATCCGATGCGTCTGCTGGATTTAGAGGCAAAGCTGGGAT
Proteins encoded in this window:
- the LOC127761488 gene encoding probable transcription factor GLK2 isoform X2; the encoded protein is MLEVSTLRSPKADQRAGVGGHHVVGFVPAPSPADVADEVDAFIVDDSCLLEYIDFSCCDVPFFHADDGDILPDLEVDPTELLAEFASSPDDEPPPTSAASPGEPAAAGGAKEDVKEDGAAAAADYDGSPPPPRGKKKDEEERSSSLLEEKDAKNGGGGGDEVLSAVTTEDSSAGAAKSSSPSAEGHSKRKPSSSSSSAAAGKNSHGKRKVDWTPELHRRFVQAVEQLGIDKAVPSRILELMGIECLTRHNIASHLQKYRSHRKHLMAREAEAASWTQKRQMYTAAAAAAAVAAGGGPRKDGAAAAATAAVAPWVMPTIGFPPPHPPPFCRPPLHVWGHPTAGVEPTTAAAAPPPSPHAQPPLLPVWPRHLAPPPPLPAAWAHGHQPAPVDPAAYWQQQYNAARKWGPQAVTPGTPCMPPPLPPAAMLQRFPVPPVPGMVPHPMYRPIPPPLPPQGNKLAALQLQLDAHPSKESIDAAIGDVLVKPWLPLPLGLKPPSLDSVMSELHKQGIPKVPPAASGAAG
- the LOC127761488 gene encoding probable transcription factor GLK2 isoform X1, whose translation is MLEVSTLRSPKADQRAGVGGHHVVGFVPAPSPADVADEVDAFIVDDSCLLEYIDFSCCDVPFFHADDGDILPDLEVDPTELLAEFASSPDDEPPPTSAASPGEPAAAGGAKEDVKEDGAAAAADYDGSPPPPRGKKKDEEERSSSLLEEKDAKNGGGGGDEVLSAVTTEDSSAGAAKSSSPSAEGHSKRKPSSSSSSAAAGKNSHGKRKVKVDWTPELHRRFVQAVEQLGIDKAVPSRILELMGIECLTRHNIASHLQKYRSHRKHLMAREAEAASWTQKRQMYTAAAAAAAVAAGGGPRKDGAAAAATAAVAPWVMPTIGFPPPHPPPFCRPPLHVWGHPTAGVEPTTAAAAPPPSPHAQPPLLPVWPRHLAPPPPLPAAWAHGHQPAPVDPAAYWQQQYNAARKWGPQAVTPGTPCMPPPLPPAAMLQRFPVPPVPGMVPHPMYRPIPPPLPPQGNKLAALQLQLDAHPSKESIDAAIGDVLVKPWLPLPLGLKPPSLDSVMSELHKQGIPKVPPAASGAAG